The genomic interval GGAAAATACTCCTTAAATCAACATACCCAAGGTCTAAATTCGCACCTACCTTCCCAATAATGTCCCAGTCTATCCAGAAACTGTAGGCTGTCCATAGACAGCTGTACCGCGAGCGTGACGTCAAAACTATCAGCGTTCGCGTGACTATAGTATCCGTTCAAAGAAAAACACACCTAAAATCAGCACCCCTAAGGTCTAAATTCCTACATACCTTCCCAATAATGTCCCAGTCTATCCAGAAACTGTAGGCGGTCCATAGACAGCTGTACCGCGAGTGTAACGTCAAAACTATCCGCGTTCGCGTGACTATAGTCCGTGAAGTACAAGTGTGTGCGCAGCTTTACTTTCTGTGCGGCGCGGAAACTGCTGCAAAGGTCTGATTGGTTTGCCTGGTGATAGATTAAAAATTGATATTatcatttcagtagtttttctGGATCGAAATTCGAACTCTTGTTCTACTAGTGAGAGAGAGCTATCCATTGACATACTGACTGATAGATAAATCATGCTAGATAGAGCCATGCTTTGTCTCACAGGTGAAAAGTCGATTTAGCTCATTGTTTTTATGGAGTAAAACCATGTTTGAGCTACTGAAGTGAAAACTGTTTTATTGCGGGCTTGGGACAGTATTTGTAAAGTAGGTAGTGGTAGTGGGGGTCTTATGCCCTTCGAGATTCTTGTACggcataacaatatttatttatgcatctTGCAAAATTGGCAAATGGAATTGGTTATAATAAATTTgtttcattcattatttttcgACCAATAAATATAAGAAGTTGGTAGAGATATTTTCGGTTAGATGGCCTatgttgtgatttttttgaaTGTTGGCATTCCAGAACCAATTATACTAATTAACTTAACGTAataggtaatatattttatacttactttCACGGTAACGTGTTCGATAAAAGAGCATCTGTGTAGCTTTTCCCGCAACAGATTACCATCAAAGTTCACGTAGGAGCGATGTATGTCGCGAAAATAACTCGCGTCGcgaatatttatattatgtttcagCGGCGAGTTCCAATGTATTACCTGGAACATAgtaattatttctttgtaaagCAGAaactttaaaagctttttgtacagtgttttttaaataattttgttactagAGTAAGGCAAACTAAAACGGAAGTAGAGAGAAGCAGCGGCCAAATTCTAAACAGCCAATAGGAAGTACTTAAGGCACCAGGATAAGCCTATCAGATTCATATATTATTATCAGATTCTAGATGATCTGTATGACTGTTCTAAATCGTTTTAATAGGAATGTATTGATTGAGGCACTATAacaatacatatatgtagttttGGCGTAGTGCGACAGAAAAAACTGACAGTATCACCTTCGCATTTATGATGATTTTCAAACACACTCACCTTAACATTATTACTATCTTCCCCATAACAATTCTTAGCTAACGTCTGCGTAGACATCTGAACATTGTACTGACAGCTCATATTATACACAAACCGAGGCTGACTTTTAATTATAGCATTTATAACATCTTGATCAGCTAAAGTAGTTTGTTTCAGTCTACCAATGTTATCTCTTACTGCATCATGCCATAGTCTGGTCCAATCGGTAGTAGTTCTGATCTTTTTAAGGTCCAGTAACATGACTCCTGTGTTGTACCCTCGTCCTAGGGCTGGCCAGCGTTTCGCTTTGTTGAGGTACCAACTGCTTTCGTTTTCTACTAGGCCTATAAACTGTGgaaggattttttttagttagttaGGTATAGGAGGAAATGTATAGAAGCCAGGATTTGAGACAGCCTTTAAGTTTTATCTTCTACGGTATTTGAACATAATTGTATTATCATATAAAGCGATTATTTAGTTAATACCAACTTGTTTTTTAACCTACTTCCCAAGAAGGAAGTTGTtccaattcggatgtttgtatttccCTTGAAATTAAACCTTTTGAAATACACTCCATTGCTTTATTTTCATACAACAATAGTTTCAAAGTTTATAGAGTAGAActatatttcaatatattttgaatagtacaacaataaataaaaactgatacatttttctatattataatttacttttaatttcaaatattttttttacttcttacCTGTTCATCAGTCATATTTCTAAACAAAGCCCACAGTTCGGCCACATCACACAAGAAGGTTAAGTCCGAGTCCAACACAATGGCCTGACTCAGTGTGTCCGGCAAGATATCTGGGAACAACAGTTTGACTAGTGCGTATACCCCGGAGTAGTGACTGTTTGGCACCCATTGTACCTGTGTTAGATGCTCCTCTGCATTGTAGCATGAGTATtttactgaaaaagaaaaacaagattattttatttatttaaaactttattttcaggcatcaatggcccatagataaataccttaaaaactagcatatatgtatatgttataaTGATTATGTGAAGGGTGAAATTTTCAGTTTATCATTCAGTAAATAAGTTCTAAGTAGCCTATTGTAAAAGTCTTACATTGTAACACTACATTActggctacattttatccagctGCGGAAGGTAGCTCCCttgggacgtgggtgaaaccacggggaaTAGCTAGTAAATCACAATCCTTTGACTTTGACCGCTTGCAAGCACGTTTATCATAACAACTTAGTTATAAAGGTGTTTTTCCATTTGGTATGTAAGGATCTACTGTTGATACAGCTGTGACAATGTCAACCTTTTATCTGTGTAGGTTGTATTTAAGTTTGCAACAAGGCTAATGTTATTTGGAATAACATGTAGTTATTCAATTACTATACTGATTGtttagttacattattttaaaacattattaagaaGAAATGAGGGAactatattttctgaaattGATTTCAAATCATGTATACCCACTGAAAGGATAGCCAAGGAATTACTGTTACTAAtaattacctttatttttactttaatacttATTATTCAAAGTCATGAATTCCAAAAAACATTAGAAAAGGATTCTgttggttattttttaatacgctagcaatttaaaaaaatattttaaatgtacttaCAACAATGACTTccctacagatttattatatgtatggaCTAATTGCTATTTTTACTTACCATCGGGCAAGTCCCAAGTgtcaaaaagtttattaatgGTAACATGAGATCTGCTATCTACAACGAAGTGGAAATGTATCGGGTTCTGTCGGTGGTGCATCAAAGATTTGATCATCGGCGTGATCTGCCTCGTACACTTCCCCATACATACTAATGCTATGTGCACCGTTTCACAAAGCGTTCCCACTGCATCGGGTATCTGAGGAAGGAAGATTGTAATGAGTGGTAAAAACATAAAGCCTGCTGAATAAGTTGAATTGTTGATAAGTGGGAATTTGTAGTGTTTTTCTTAAATGCATTATGTGTTAAAGTTAAtcgaatataataaaacatgacTTTAACTCCTGGTATgttgctaattataaaacaatatcaaatcAATTCAATAAAATCTCTCATGTACCTGCACTCAAACAAACAACAGGGTAAATATctaattaactgaaaaattacattaattgcAAGAATATTTAATTCACTTACCACAGGAACTTCATAATTAGATACGGAATCAACCGACATTTGTTTCATAACGCTCTGTGACAGCCGTAACTGTGTCTTGAACACTTTATTCTGTGATTCCAATATACTGATCCTGGATATAAGCCACCAATAATATACTATAGAGACAGCTATACCGATCCCAAAGGGTACGCCCAGCCATGGCCGAAAAAATAGGCAGTACAATAAATTCTTAGATCTCATGTTCATGTTTGATCATTTCATTTGCTATAATGCATTTTAATTGCTGACTTTTTGCTGTGAAAcaatgagaaaaatatatttattttataaattgtgtaTAATGTataaggtactgcttatttctgaAGAAATTTCTGCTAGCAGACTTGTGAAAAGGGTTATTATGCACATAAAAATCAATCTGCAGAACAACATAATATTTGAGGGAGTCTCAAATACAATGGCTTTGATTTTTAGATCGTTTGGACATCGAACTAGAGACCGGTTTTTTATGCGGTCTGGTACTGCTTAAAGCTTCTtctagtattaaataaacaaatgaaagttgtTCTCTTACCTTCATCAATATTTCGGAAGTCGACTACT from Helicoverpa armigera isolate CAAS_96S chromosome 19, ASM3070526v1, whole genome shotgun sequence carries:
- the LOC110374165 gene encoding xylosyl- and glucuronyltransferase LARGE2s — its product is MNMRSKNLLYCLFFRPWLGVPFGIGIAVSIVYYWWLISRISILESQNKVFKTQLRLSQSVMKQMSVDSVSNYEVPVIPDAVGTLCETVHIALVCMGKCTRQITPMIKSLMHHRQNPIHFHFVVDSRSHVTINKLFDTWDLPDVKYSCYNAEEHLTQVQWVPNSHYSGVYALVKLLFPDILPDTLSQAIVLDSDLTFLCDVAELWALFRNMTDEQFIGLVENESSWYLNKAKRWPALGRGYNTGVMLLDLKKIRTTTDWTRLWHDAVRDNIGRLKQTTLADQDVINAIIKSQPRFVYNMSCQYNVQMSTQTLAKNCYGEDSNNVKVIHWNSPLKHNINIRDASYFRDIHRSYVNFDGNLLREKLHRCSFIEHVTVKANQSDLCSSFRAAQKVKLRTHLYFTDYSHANADSFDVTLAVQLSMDRLQFLDRLGHYWEGPLSVAIYLADCEVDNLWRFIKDWSDTLRDRKNIGYHLVFKHDKVHYPVNYLRNVALENVNTPYVFLMDVDFVPMAGLYDHLRNAIQLINPYPQKKCLVVAAFETQRYRTSMPRNKAALLSRLRSAPGDVQPFRAREWPKGHRATNYTRWATATAPYEVEWQSDYEPYLVVHRSVPKYDTRFSGFGWNKVSHSVELRAQGYRAVVLPGAFVLHTPHAPSQDITAFRADPHYRVCLALLKQEFMEDLKRKYNVTFEEPSKPDQVYLAQAKSMIYNQVPDQEVN